A window from Henckelia pumila isolate YLH828 unplaced genomic scaffold, ASM3356847v2 CTG_466, whole genome shotgun sequence encodes these proteins:
- the LOC140872499 gene encoding protein FAR-RED ELONGATED HYPOCOTYL 3-like: protein MEKALQEVMPEIFHGLCTWNLMQNIIKPLGNLMKDGSHFLTDFKRCMYGIDDKTQFKKAWNVLLSQYNVHENTWFQSTYSIKEKWAACYMKKASTIDMKSTQLSESVNSDNKS from the coding sequence ATGGAAAAGGCCTTACAGGAGGTGATGCCTGAGATATTCCATGGATTGTGTACATGGAATTTAATGCAAAATATCATCAAGCCCTTGGGAAACTTGATGAAAGATGGTTCTCATTTCTTGACTGATTTTAAGAGGTGTATGTATGGCATTGATGATAAGACTCAATTTAAGAAGGCATGGAATGTTCTACTATCACAATATAATGTTCATGAAAACACATGGTTTCAATCCACTTACAGTATAAAAGAGAAATGGGCAGCTTGTTACATGAAAAAGGCTTCCACTATTGATATGAAGAGCACACAACTCAGTGAAAGCGTCAATTCTGATAATAAGAGTTGA
- the LOC140872525 gene encoding ABC transporter G family member 21 isoform X2 has protein sequence MMPPEQESGTIHGGTMTNIGADSVILQIEGPSSTRKVVSSCLDHETIEKDRATQIQLGVLGESLRPITLKFEDVSYTIKTRNNSRSFCFSSQPKVTRNILNNVTGSVRPGELMAMLGPSGSGKTTLLSALAGRLPGKISGKITYNGQAFSSTMKRKTGFVTQDDVLYPHLTVLETLTYAALLKLPKNLTKQEKMEQAELIIVELGLTRCRNTIIGGILLRGISGGERKRVSIGQEMVVNPSLLLVDEPTSGLDSTTAQRIVATLRWLARGGRTVVTTIHQPSSRLYRMFDKVVVLSEGCPIYSGYAGRVMDYFGSIGYTPGFDFMNPADFLLDLANDSDKQWTNSWWLQFNVLLSRGLKERKHESYSGLRIFQVMSVSILCGLLWWHSDPNHIQDQVGLLFFFSIFWGFFPLFNAIFVFPQERPMLTRERSSKMYRLSSYFFARTIGDLPMELVLPTIFVTISYWMGGLKPNLITFLLTLSIILLNVLVAQGLGLALGAVLMDVKQGTTLSSVLMLVFLLASGYYIQHIPTFVDWLKYISFSHYCYKLLVGVQYEEGEVYECGLNLGYCRVIDNPAIKNLGIDNLGSDVGVLVVMLVGYRVLAYVALRLRQP, from the exons ATGATGCCCCCAGAGCAAGAATCTGGTACTATTCATGGAGGCACAATGACCAATATTGGAGCCGATAGTGTTATCCTTCAAATTGAAGGCCCTAGCTCAACAAGAAAGGTCGTGAGCTCGTGCTTGGATCATGAAACGATAGAGAAAGATCGAGCTACTCAAATTCAACTCGGGGTTTTAGGCGAATCCTTACGACCCATCACTCTTAAG TTTGAAGATGTCTCCTACACAATCAAGACCCGAAACAACAGTAGAAGCTTTTGTTTCTCGTCTCAGCCAAAGGTTACACGCAACATACTCAACAATGTCACGGGAAGTGTTCGGCCCGGCGAGCTTATGGCGATGCTTGGCCCGTCCGGCAGCGGCAAAACAACTCTTCTGTCAGCCCTTGCGGGCAGGCTCCCCGGAAAAATCTCGGGAAAGATCACGTACAACGGGCAGGCATTCTCTAGCACGATGAAGCGGAAGACGGGTTTCGTTACGCAAGACGACGTGCTATATCCACACCTCACAGTTCTCGAAACCCTAACCTACGCGGCTCTGTTGAAGCTGCCAAAAAACCTCACAAAACAGGAGAAAATGGAGCAAGCGGAGCTTATCATCGTGGAGTTGGGATTAACGAGGTGCAGAAACACTATAATTGGGGGGATTTTGCTGAGGGGTATATCAGGAGGTGAAAGAAAAAGGGTTAGTATTGGTCAAGAAATGGTTGTGAACCCTAGTCTTTTGTTAGTGGACGAGCCCACTTCGGGGCTGGATTCGACCACCGCGCAGAGGATCGTGGCGACTCTCCGGTGGCTGGCGCGCGGAGGTAGGACGGTTGTGACCACCATACATCAGCCATCGAGTAGGCTGTACAGGATGTTTGATAAGGTGGTTGTGTTATCGGAGGGTTGCCCTATTTATAGTGGGTACGCGGGTAGGGTGATGGATTACTTCGGTTCGATCGGCTACACCCCCGGGTTTGATTTCATGAATCCGGCTGATTTTCTGCTGGATCTTGCCAACG ATTCAGACAAGCAGTGGACTAACAGTTGGTGGCTGCAATTCAACGTGTTGCTGAGCAGAGGACTAAAAGAAAGAAAACACGAGTCGTACTCCGGTTTAAGGATATTTCAAGTCATGTCTGTTTCAATCCTTTGTGGACTTCTATGGTGGCATTCTGACCCTAATCACATTCAAGATCAG GTGGGACTCCTCTTTTTCTTCTCAATATTCTGGGGATTCTTCCCACTTTTCAATGCCATATTCGTCTTCCCACAAGAAAGACCGATGCTGACGAGAGAACGCTCCTCAAAAATGTATCGTTTGTCGTCCTACTTCTTTGCAAGAACGATAGGCGACTTGCCAATGGAGCTTGTTCTTCCAACAATATTTGTTACAATCTCATATTGGATGGGTGGCCTAAAGCCAAACCTAATAACCTTCCTACTAACCCTATCGATCATCCTACTCAACGTTCTCGTGGCACAAGGACTAGGGCTAGCACTCGGTGCTGTCCTGATGGACGTAAAGCAAGGAACGACGCTATCCTCGGTGCTAATGCTCGTGTTTTTGCTAGCAAGTGGGTATTACATCCAGCACATTCCGACGTTCGTCGACTGGTTGAAGTACATTTCGTTTAGTCATTATTGTTACAAGCTTCTGGTTGGGGTGCAGTATGAGGAGGGTGAAGTTTATGAGTGCGGACTGAATTTAGGGTATTGCAGGGTGATTGATAATCCGGCTATAAAGAATCTTGGGATTGATAATCTGGGGTCGGATGTGGGTGTTTTGGTGGTGATGTTGGTGGGATATAGGGTTTTGGCTTATGTGGCTTTGAGGTTGAGGCAACCTTAA
- the LOC140872525 gene encoding ABC transporter G family member 21 isoform X1 yields the protein MMPPEQESGTIHGGTMTNIGADSVILQIEGPSSTRKVVSSCLDHETIEKDRATQIQLGVLGESLRPITLKFEDVSYTIKTRNNSRSFCFSSQPKVTRNILNNVTGSVRPGELMAMLGPSGSGKTTLLSALAGRLPGKISGKITYNGQAFSSTMKRKTGFVTQDDVLYPHLTVLETLTYAALLKLPKNLTKQEKMEQAELIIVELGLTRCRNTIIGGILLRGISGGERKRVSIGQEMVVNPSLLLVDEPTSGLDSTTAQRIVATLRWLARGGRTVVTTIHQPSSRLYRMFDKVVVLSEGCPIYSGYAGRVMDYFGSIGYTPGFDFMNPADFLLDLANGVTPSDSRNDVQNNFHGRLDCNHDYDSTKQILIQSYKKNLYPVLKEEIHRGLRDQSQLTEASVTSRTNSDKQWTNSWWLQFNVLLSRGLKERKHESYSGLRIFQVMSVSILCGLLWWHSDPNHIQDQVGLLFFFSIFWGFFPLFNAIFVFPQERPMLTRERSSKMYRLSSYFFARTIGDLPMELVLPTIFVTISYWMGGLKPNLITFLLTLSIILLNVLVAQGLGLALGAVLMDVKQGTTLSSVLMLVFLLASGYYIQHIPTFVDWLKYISFSHYCYKLLVGVQYEEGEVYECGLNLGYCRVIDNPAIKNLGIDNLGSDVGVLVVMLVGYRVLAYVALRLRQP from the exons ATGATGCCCCCAGAGCAAGAATCTGGTACTATTCATGGAGGCACAATGACCAATATTGGAGCCGATAGTGTTATCCTTCAAATTGAAGGCCCTAGCTCAACAAGAAAGGTCGTGAGCTCGTGCTTGGATCATGAAACGATAGAGAAAGATCGAGCTACTCAAATTCAACTCGGGGTTTTAGGCGAATCCTTACGACCCATCACTCTTAAG TTTGAAGATGTCTCCTACACAATCAAGACCCGAAACAACAGTAGAAGCTTTTGTTTCTCGTCTCAGCCAAAGGTTACACGCAACATACTCAACAATGTCACGGGAAGTGTTCGGCCCGGCGAGCTTATGGCGATGCTTGGCCCGTCCGGCAGCGGCAAAACAACTCTTCTGTCAGCCCTTGCGGGCAGGCTCCCCGGAAAAATCTCGGGAAAGATCACGTACAACGGGCAGGCATTCTCTAGCACGATGAAGCGGAAGACGGGTTTCGTTACGCAAGACGACGTGCTATATCCACACCTCACAGTTCTCGAAACCCTAACCTACGCGGCTCTGTTGAAGCTGCCAAAAAACCTCACAAAACAGGAGAAAATGGAGCAAGCGGAGCTTATCATCGTGGAGTTGGGATTAACGAGGTGCAGAAACACTATAATTGGGGGGATTTTGCTGAGGGGTATATCAGGAGGTGAAAGAAAAAGGGTTAGTATTGGTCAAGAAATGGTTGTGAACCCTAGTCTTTTGTTAGTGGACGAGCCCACTTCGGGGCTGGATTCGACCACCGCGCAGAGGATCGTGGCGACTCTCCGGTGGCTGGCGCGCGGAGGTAGGACGGTTGTGACCACCATACATCAGCCATCGAGTAGGCTGTACAGGATGTTTGATAAGGTGGTTGTGTTATCGGAGGGTTGCCCTATTTATAGTGGGTACGCGGGTAGGGTGATGGATTACTTCGGTTCGATCGGCTACACCCCCGGGTTTGATTTCATGAATCCGGCTGATTTTCTGCTGGATCTTGCCAACG GTGTGACACCTTCTGATTCAAGAAATGATGTTCAAAACAACTTTCATGGAAGACTAGACTGTAATCATGATTACGATTCCACAAAACAAATTCTAATTCAATCCTATAAAAAGAATTTATACCCAGTTTTGAAGGAAGAAATTCACCGAGGCTTGCGCGATCAATCTCAGTTAACAGAAGCCTCAGTAACATCAAGAACAA ATTCAGACAAGCAGTGGACTAACAGTTGGTGGCTGCAATTCAACGTGTTGCTGAGCAGAGGACTAAAAGAAAGAAAACACGAGTCGTACTCCGGTTTAAGGATATTTCAAGTCATGTCTGTTTCAATCCTTTGTGGACTTCTATGGTGGCATTCTGACCCTAATCACATTCAAGATCAG GTGGGACTCCTCTTTTTCTTCTCAATATTCTGGGGATTCTTCCCACTTTTCAATGCCATATTCGTCTTCCCACAAGAAAGACCGATGCTGACGAGAGAACGCTCCTCAAAAATGTATCGTTTGTCGTCCTACTTCTTTGCAAGAACGATAGGCGACTTGCCAATGGAGCTTGTTCTTCCAACAATATTTGTTACAATCTCATATTGGATGGGTGGCCTAAAGCCAAACCTAATAACCTTCCTACTAACCCTATCGATCATCCTACTCAACGTTCTCGTGGCACAAGGACTAGGGCTAGCACTCGGTGCTGTCCTGATGGACGTAAAGCAAGGAACGACGCTATCCTCGGTGCTAATGCTCGTGTTTTTGCTAGCAAGTGGGTATTACATCCAGCACATTCCGACGTTCGTCGACTGGTTGAAGTACATTTCGTTTAGTCATTATTGTTACAAGCTTCTGGTTGGGGTGCAGTATGAGGAGGGTGAAGTTTATGAGTGCGGACTGAATTTAGGGTATTGCAGGGTGATTGATAATCCGGCTATAAAGAATCTTGGGATTGATAATCTGGGGTCGGATGTGGGTGTTTTGGTGGTGATGTTGGTGGGATATAGGGTTTTGGCTTATGTGGCTTTGAGGTTGAGGCAACCTTAA